Proteins encoded by one window of Lepeophtheirus salmonis chromosome 3, UVic_Lsal_1.4, whole genome shotgun sequence:
- the LOC121113998 gene encoding uncharacterized protein, with amino-acid sequence MNMTEGIEQEHCPKCEKVVYDAEGFPAGGKRFHKKCFKCKTCDRKLDSTSVRCHEGFIYCRPCHLKVLPNESPKIYLDTSLIQPEDGKGCPRCGGIVYEAEKVTVKDDVYHKHCFNCKRCTRAIDSLISCVAPDGDIYCKVCYKVVTRPDRPQIITDTGMIPADEDKVGCPRCNGKVFEAEKMNAKTGSYHRRCFTCFHCKRPLDYQLCAHGPDDEIYCRNCYAFTHGHKAKPNLNTADVEVIQGSGEELNVCPRCNGLVFEAEKQIAKDGTYHKKCFNCFKCKHQMDPSNFINGPDKEVYCTHCYGVTHGHKAITKSMPLDTTSIMGEPGEKERCPRCEGKVFAAEKMIAASGWYHRHCFRCFVCCVPLDSTSVCDGPDSKIYCRVCYGRVRGSSKPLYFDESKIFTTTIPSDDSSNPCPRCGGKVFAAEMIMSMQNVYHMKCFTCKECLRPLDKFSGCDAPGGEVVCRTCYDRLFSCSAYTLSGGDMLKLLDPSIIKGSPSDENTCPRCSGKVFHAEKISVKGKLYHKKCSTCLNCTKPLVQSDIFVGKDEDIYCKACYSRKFGAPGYRGAGCGDWTDHDSAKTVRPVQDNDVSIIKGNSGDTDTCLRCNGKIFETERKASKNHYWHKKCFNCAKCHKSFTGTLEYVFEGSNDEIYCKTCLKKTFPENETPLVYSDTTLIKSENGCPRCEGSVFQAEEVNIKGRMYHKKCLSCRNCHRSLDISLLDIGPDDDIYCKICCKKISWPGRYSGVENTAVIPGEDGEPTNCPRCNGKVFEAEKMNTKRGLYHKRCFNCIKCKNQLDYFKAIEGPDDEVYCRVCYLRHHGPGGKNMYGDKTHVDAVGEENLQSCGRCKGKVFETEKIATKGGWFHKFCLSCNECKANMDASSFFNGSDEEVYCRHCYAVKFGHKKKSDYKGWMDVQAIAGDAGDKNSCIRCKGKVFEAERMVTRIGSYHRNCYSCIDCSKKLDSVTCCEGPDMEIYCKSCYSFEYGTRCRTKNKARHLSFRPRNTHKQEDTLARSTVETWVIKAEKGDQDWCPKCEGKVFEAEKMTSAAGLWYHRNCFRCVECTRLLDSLVACDGPDYSIYCNKCYSVKYGPQIRPAADIDVKLLDLTSLKNEDPEKNCPRCGGDVFKVEAVNTKNRSYHKKCATCASCAKQLESSTTCLGQDKEIYCKGCNSRKFASAGFRGTGCSTWVDNEAGNTLRHSFQAF; translated from the exons ATGAATATGACGGAAGGAATAGAGCAAGAACACTGTCCTAAGTGCGAAAAAGTTGTTTATGATGCTGAAGGCTTCCCTGCTg GTGGAAAAAGATTTCACAAGAAGTGCTTTAAATGCAAGACTTGTGATCGTAAACTGGACTCCACATCCGTACGATGCCATGAAGGATTCATTTATTGTCGTCCTTGCCATTTGAAAGTCCTTCCTAATGAAAGTCCTAAAATATACTTGGATACGTCACTTATTCAGCCAGAGGATGGAAAAGGATGTCCCAG ATGTGGAGGCATTGTCTACGAGGCTGAAAAAGTCACTGTGAAAGATGATGTTTACCATAAACATTGTTTCAACTGCAAAAGATGCACAAGAGCTATTGATTCTCTTATTTCGTGTGTTGCTCCGGATGGGGATATCTACTGTAAGGTCTGTTACAAAGTTGTGACTCGACCCGATCGTCCACAAATTATTACGGATACTGGAATGATCCCTGCTGATGAAGATAAAGTGGGATGTCCACGATGTAATGGAAAG GTCTTTGAAGCCGAAAAAATGAATGCTAAAACTGGGAGCTATCATCGAAGATGTTTCACTTGCTTTCATTGCAAGAGACCTCTTGACTATCAGCTTTGTGCACATGGTCCTGATGATGAAATATATTGTCGTAATTGCTATGCCTTTACTCATGGCCACAAGGCAAAACCCAATTTGAACACAGCGGATGTCGAGGTTATTCAAGGCTCTGGTGAAGAATTGAATGTTTGTCCTAGATGTAATGGCCTTGTTTTTGAAGCAGAGAAACAAATTGCCAAAGATGGAACATATCACAAGAAATgctttaattgttttaaatgtaaGCATCAAATGGATCCGTCAAATTTTATTAACGGTCCAGATAAGGAGGTCTATTGTACTCATTGCTATGGGGTCACTCATGGTCACAAGGCTATTACTAAATCCATGCCACTGGATACCACATCTATAATGGGGGAACCCGGTGAAAAGGAACGCTGTCCCAG ATGTGAAGGTAAAGTATTTGCTGCTGAGAAAATGATTGCTGCTTCTGGATGGTATCATCGACATTGCTTTAGATGTTTCGTTTGCTGTGTTCCCCTTGATTCAACATCTGTTTGTGATGGACCAGATTCAAAGATTTACTGTCGAGTTTGTTATGGGAGAGTTCGAGGAAGTTCCAAGccattatattttgatgaatcaAAAATCTTTACAACAACCATTCCCTCTGATGATTCGTCTAATCCTTGTCCACGCTGTGGTGGGAag GTTTTTGCTGCAGAAATGATAATGTCTATGCAAAATGTATATCATATGAAATGCTTTACATGCAAAGAGTGTTTACGCCCTCTAGATAAATTCAGTGGATGTGACGCCCCAGGTGGCGAAGTTGTTTGTCGTACTTGCTATGATCGTTTGTTCAGTTGCTCTGCATATACTCTAAGCGGTGGAGATATGCTCAAACTATTGGATCCCTCTATTATTAAAGGATCGCCATCTGATGAAAATACATGCCCTAGATGTTCCGGAAAA gtcttcCATGCTGAAAAAATAAGTGTAAAGGGAAAATTGTATCATAAGAAGTGTTCAACTTGTTTAAATTGTACCAAACCTCTTGTACAATCCGACATTTTTGTCGGAAAAGACGAAGATATCTACTGTAAGGCATGTTATTCCCGAAAATTTGGAGCACCTGGTTATCGAGGAGCTGGCTGTGGGGATTGGACGGACCATGACTCGGCGAAAACAGTCAGACCCGTACAGGATAATGATGTTTCCATAATTAAAGGAAACTCTGGTGACACAGATACATGCTTACGATGCAATGGAAAA ATATTCGAAACGGAACGGAAAGCTTCTAAAAACCACTATTGGCACAAGAAATGCTTTAATTGTGCAAAATGTCATAAATCATTTACTGGAACTTTGGAGTATGTTTTCGAGGGCTCAAATGATGAGATCTATTGTAAAACTTgccttaaaaaaacatttcctgaGAATGAAACTCCTCTTGTGTACTCGGATACAACCCTGATTAAATCAGAAAACGGATGTCCTCGATGCGAGGGCTCCGTGTTTCAA GCAGAGGAGGTTAACATCAAGGGAAGAATGTACCATAAGAAATGTCTCTCGTGTCGAAATTGTCATCGATCATTGGACATTTCCCTCCTTGACATTGGCCCTGATGatgatatttattgtaaaatatgttgtaaaaaaatatcttggccAGGACGCTACTCTGGGGTTGAAAATACTGCTGTGATCCCTGGCGAAGACGGGGAACCCACAAATTGCCCCAGATGCAATGGAAAG gtaTTCGAAGCTGAAAAGATGAACACAAAACGTGGACTTTATCACAAGAGATGTTTCAATTGTATTAAATGTAAGAATCAATTGGACTATTTCAAAGCCATTGAGGGGCCTGATGATGAGGTTTACTGTAGAGTTTGTTATCTTCGTCATCATGGACCTGGAGGAAAGAACATGTATGGAGATAAGACTCATGTTGATGCAGTGGGTGAGGAAAACTTGCAATCCTGTGGAAGATGCAAAGGAAAG GTCTTTGAAACTGAGAAAATAGCAACCAAGGGAGGCTGGTTCCATAAGTTTTGTTTGAGCTGCAACGAATGTAAAGCAAATATGGATGCATCCTCATTCTTCAATGGAAGTGATGAAGAAGTCTACTGCCGTCATTGCTATGCCGTCAAGTTTGGGCACAAAAAGAAGTCTGACTACAAGGGATGGATGGATGTTCAAGCCATTGCTGGGGATGCTGGTGATAAGAATTCGTGTATCAGATGTAAAGGAAAG GTCTTTGAGGCCGAGCGAATGGTTACACGCATTGGTAGCTACCATCGTAATTGCTATAGCTGCATCGACTGTTCCAAGAAATTGGACTCTGTTACCTGCTGCGAAGGTCCAGATATGGAGATTTATTGCAAATCTTGCTACTCATTTGAGTACGGTACTCGATGCCGAACCAAAAATAAGGCTCGTCATTTGAGCTTTAGACCTCGAAATACTCATAAGCAAGAAGATACACTTGCACGCTCCACTGTTGAGACTTGGGTTATAAAGGCTGAAAAAGGAGATCAGGACTGGTGTCCTAAATGCGAGGGAAAAGTTTTTGAAGCGGAAAAGATGACATCCGCCGCT GGGCTTTGGTATCATCGTAACTGCTTCCGTTGTGTGGAATGCACTCGTCTCTTGGACAGCTTGGTTGCTTGTGATGGCCCAGACTATTCCATCTACTGCAACAAATGCTACAGTGTCAAATATGGACCACAAATTCGCCCTGCTGCAGACATTGATGTCAAACTCTTGGacttaacttctttaaaaaacgAGGATCCAGAAAAGAACTGTCCACG CTGTGGTGGAGATGTATTCAAGGTTGAGGCTGTCAACACTAAAAATCGCAGCTATCACAAGAAATGCGCGACGTGCGCTAGTTGTGCAAAGCAATTGGAGTCATCTACCACATGTCTTGGACAAGACAAAGAAATATACTGCAAGGGTTGCAACTCGCGAAAATTCGCTTCTGCTGGATTTAGAGGAACTGGGTGTTCAACATGGGTGGATAATGAGGCAGGCAACACTCTTCGTCATAGCTTCCAAGCCTTTTAA
- the LOC121114000 gene encoding uncharacterized protein, producing MTEQSWILVVLLLFQETYGLTDPWKELLQRERKYRETPSNFYRERSKISLHPVEERNDTFSNLFKHRQPTFEELYYSLPLVEQNHFNIYKQLMEHPQYPQKYKVPRRSRPISRPISLQKILKRNGLSISKFSTGPILQNLAYEQPSSSKTFKQSNHPYILKYDDYDFNEMNENYGKGEESETGSPSSFFPSVFQNWFEPTPSSKSKTYSKTLLRPQIDNGLYEKISTRDSGYTFAETALLALKLVAKAIDFYRTVKPYLE from the exons ATGACGGAGCAAAGTTGGATTTTAGTTGTTCTCCTTTTGTTCCAAGAAACCTATGGGCTAACAGATCCTTGGAAAGAGTTGCTTCAAAGAGAACGAAAGTATAGAg agACTCCTTCCAACTTTTATCGTGAAAGATCAAAGATTTCTCTCCATCCTGTTGAGGAAAGAAACGATACCTTTTCAAATCTCTTCAAACATAGACAGCCCACATTTGAGGAACTCTACTACTCTCTACCTCTTGTTGAACAGAAccattttaacatttataaacaACTTATGGAACATCCTCAATATCCACAAAAGTACAAAGTTCCCAGACGATCCCGTCCCATCTCACGACCCATTTCCTTACAAAAGATTCTCAAACGTAACGGTCTCAGCATATCTAAATTTTCAACAGGTCCTATCCTACAAAACCTCGCCTATGAACAGCCATCTTCTTCAAAGACTTTTAAACAATCAAATCATCCCTATATTCTAAAGTATGACGACTATGACTTCaatgaaatgaatgaaaacTATGGGAAAGGAGAGGAGAGTGAAACAGGATCGCCTAGTTCGTTCTTTCCGTCCGTGTTTCAAAATTGGTTTGAGCCTACTCCATCTTCGAAATCAAAAACTTACTCAAAGACACTACTAAGGCCTCAAATAGATAATGGcctatatgaaaaaatttctacCAGAGACTCTGGTTATACATTTGCAGAAACTGCTCTGCTTGCTCTGAAGTTAGTGGCCAAAGCCATAGACTTTTATAGGACTGTAAAACCGTATTTAGAATAG